A single genomic interval of Vicia villosa cultivar HV-30 ecotype Madison, WI unplaced genomic scaffold, Vvil1.0 ctg.000010F_1_1, whole genome shotgun sequence harbors:
- the LOC131621709 gene encoding type IV inositol polyphosphate 5-phosphatase 7-like isoform X2 gives MEACSIKKSKTERSSRRYIDRMQRGKNYLDEAQVTDVCNYRIFVATWNVAGKSPPSYLSLEDWLHISPPADIYVLGFQEIVPLNAGNVLGTEDNGPAKKWLALIRKTLNNLPGTSGGYHTPSPIPAPIVEQDADFEGSMRQKATSFFHRRSFQAMSRSMRMDNDMPLPQSCLDRRLSVCDRMISGHRTSDYDTNCRWGSSDDENGGGDSPITTDFSPMSNGGCLPMEESDRPIGNSRYCLVASKQMVGVFLTVWVKSDIRDDVRNMKVSCVGRGLMGYLGNKGSISISMSLRETSFCFVCSHLTSGQRDGDELRRNSDVMEILRKTRFPQVHDTNDVNSPQTILEHDRIIWLGDLNYRIALSYRGAKALVEMHDWKTLLKNDQLCIEKRQGRVFTGWSEGKIYFPPTYKYSNNSDSYAGDDRRSKQKRRTPAWCDRILWYGSGLQQLSYVRGESRFSDHRPVCSIFLAKVESINSNQVKKGSICSNSRIEVEELLPHSRSHGYGYTDFHFY, from the exons ATGGAGGCATGTTCTATCAAGAAAAGCAAAACAG AGAGATCAAGTAGAAGGTACATAGATAGAATGCAAAGAGGTAAGAATTACCTTGATGAAGCTCAGGTTACCGATGTATGTAATTATAG AATCTTTGTTGCTACTTGGAATGTGGCAGGGAAGTCGCCTCCGAGTTATTTAAGTCTCGAAGATTGGCTTCACATTTCTCCGCCTGCTGATATCTACGTTCTTGG GTTTCAAGAAATTGTGCCTCTTAATGCCGGTAATGTTTTGGGAACAGAAGACAATGGTCCTGCGAAAAAATGGCTGGCTCTTATAAGGAAGACACTGAACAACCTTCCGGGAACAAGTGGTGGATACCATACTCCATCTCCTATTCCCGCTCCTATTGTGGAGCAAGATGCTGATTTTGAAGGATCGATGAGACAAAAGGCAACCTCGTTCTTCCATCGGAGATCCTTCCAAGCCATGAGTCGTAGTATGAGAATGGATAACGACATGCCGCTCCCACAATCTTGCCTTGATCGACGTCTCAGTGTCTGTGATAGGATGATATCCGGTCACAGAACAAGTGACTATGACACCAATTGTCGATGGGGATCGTCAGATGACGAAAACGGAGGCGGCGACTCACCGATTACAACAGATTTTTCGCCAATGTCAAATGGAGGTTGTTTACCTATGGAGGAGAGTGACAGACCGATAGGAAACTCAAGATACTGTTTGGTTGCTAGTAAGCAAATGGTAGGTGTATTTCTAACCGTTTGGGTGAAAAGTGATATCAGAGATGATGTTCGTAACATGAAAGTGTCGTGCGTTGGAAGAGGATTGATGGGATATCTTGGAAACAAg GGTTCAATTTCAATTAGTATGTCATTGCGCGAAACAAGTTTTTGCTTCGTCTGTAGCCATCTGACTTCCGGTCAAAGGGATGGTGACGAGCTAAGAAGAAATTCAGATGTAATGGAGATTCTCCGAAAGACAAGGTTTCCACAGGTCCATGACAcgaatgatgtgaattctcctcaGACAATTCTTGAACATGA CCGAATAATTTGGCTGGGGGATTTAAATTATCGGATAGCTCTTTCGTACCGAGGAGCAAAAGCTCTTGTTGAGATGCATGATTGGAAgactttgttgaagaatgaccAG CTGTGTATAGAGAAGCGGCAAGGTCGAGTCTTTACAGGATGGAGTGAAGGGAAAATATATTTTCCTCCCACATATAAGTATTCAAACAATTCCGACAGTTATGCAGGTGATGACAGACGCTCGAAACAAAAGAGAAGAACTCCAGCATG GTGTGATCGTATCTTGTGGTATGGAAGTGGCTTACAACAATTATCTTACGTTCGTGGCGAGTCGAGATTCTCTGATCATAGGCCAGTTTGTAGCATATTCTTGGCAAAAGTTGAGTCTATTAACAGTAACCAAGTAAAGAAAGGCTCTATTTGTTCGAATTCCAGAATTGAAGTAGAAGAGTTATTGCCGCATTCACGTTCACACGGTTATGGCTACACTGATTTCCATTTCTATTGA
- the LOC131621654 gene encoding non-specific lipid transfer protein GPI-anchored 16-like: MIQPLHYISIIILTSIQPKHKPLNCFQMALISLIFLIIISSLNLINGQISSSSCTSSMISSTFTPCANIITGSTNNGLVPSSTCCESLRSLISTNMDCACLVMSSNSPFYQVLAMSLTQACNIINGGSVQCKGVNSPISAPSAPTPLSPQDSKTLDVDDKHVYENLQLAEAGELAPSSAPIEAEAPSKTSRIIPVLTPLPQSASSPSYYSPSALFIGIAVVLVFGFH, translated from the exons ATGATCCAACCATTACACTATATATCAATCATAATCCTTACCTCAATTCAACCAAAACATAAACCATTGAATTGTTTTCAAATGGCATTGATATCATTAATCTTTCTAATTATAATCTCTTCATTAAATTTAATCAATGGACAGATTAGTTCATCTTCATGCACATCCTCTATGATTAGCAGCACTTTCACTCCTTGTGCTAACATAATTACAGGAAGTACTAATAATGGTTTAGTACCATCAAGTACTTGTTGTGAATCATTAAGATCTTTGATTAGTACTAATATGGATTGTGCTTGTCTTGTCATGTCTTCCAATTCTCCTTTTTATCAAGTTCTTGCTATGTCTCTTACACAAGCATGTAACATTATTAATGGAGGTTCTGTTCAGTGCAAAGGTGTGAATTCTCCAATTTCAGCTCCAAGTGCTCCCACTCCCTTAAGCCCTCAAG ATTCAAAAACTTTGGATGTAGATGACAAACACGTATATGAGAATCTGCAGTTGGCAGAGGCAGGAGAACTGGCACCATCATCAGCACCGATAGAAGCAGAAGCGCCGTCTAAAACTTCAAGAATTATACCAGTTTTGACTCCTCTTCCTCAATCAGCGTCTTCTCCATCTTATTATTCACCTTCTGCATTATTCATAGGCATAGCAGTAGTATTGGTTTTTGGCTTCCATTAA
- the LOC131621709 gene encoding type I inositol polyphosphate 5-phosphatase 4-like isoform X1 — protein MRDENLKKSKLSWPKTLVKKWFNIKSKSEDFQADDIISQVVDEEYRSNYSEMEACSIKKSKTERSSRRYIDRMQRGKNYLDEAQVTDVCNYRIFVATWNVAGKSPPSYLSLEDWLHISPPADIYVLGFQEIVPLNAGNVLGTEDNGPAKKWLALIRKTLNNLPGTSGGYHTPSPIPAPIVEQDADFEGSMRQKATSFFHRRSFQAMSRSMRMDNDMPLPQSCLDRRLSVCDRMISGHRTSDYDTNCRWGSSDDENGGGDSPITTDFSPMSNGGCLPMEESDRPIGNSRYCLVASKQMVGVFLTVWVKSDIRDDVRNMKVSCVGRGLMGYLGNKGSISISMSLRETSFCFVCSHLTSGQRDGDELRRNSDVMEILRKTRFPQVHDTNDVNSPQTILEHDRIIWLGDLNYRIALSYRGAKALVEMHDWKTLLKNDQLCIEKRQGRVFTGWSEGKIYFPPTYKYSNNSDSYAGDDRRSKQKRRTPAWCDRILWYGSGLQQLSYVRGESRFSDHRPVCSIFLAKVESINSNQVKKGSICSNSRIEVEELLPHSRSHGYGYTDFHFY, from the exons ATGAGAGATGAGAATTTGAAGAAAagcaag CTTTCTTGGCCAAAAACATTGGTAAAAAAATGGTTCAATATCAAGAGCAAATCGGAGGACTTTCAAGCAGATGATATCATTTCTCAAG TTGTTGATGAAGAGTATAGAAGCAACTACTCAGAAATGGAGGCATGTTCTATCAAGAAAAGCAAAACAG AGAGATCAAGTAGAAGGTACATAGATAGAATGCAAAGAGGTAAGAATTACCTTGATGAAGCTCAGGTTACCGATGTATGTAATTATAG AATCTTTGTTGCTACTTGGAATGTGGCAGGGAAGTCGCCTCCGAGTTATTTAAGTCTCGAAGATTGGCTTCACATTTCTCCGCCTGCTGATATCTACGTTCTTGG GTTTCAAGAAATTGTGCCTCTTAATGCCGGTAATGTTTTGGGAACAGAAGACAATGGTCCTGCGAAAAAATGGCTGGCTCTTATAAGGAAGACACTGAACAACCTTCCGGGAACAAGTGGTGGATACCATACTCCATCTCCTATTCCCGCTCCTATTGTGGAGCAAGATGCTGATTTTGAAGGATCGATGAGACAAAAGGCAACCTCGTTCTTCCATCGGAGATCCTTCCAAGCCATGAGTCGTAGTATGAGAATGGATAACGACATGCCGCTCCCACAATCTTGCCTTGATCGACGTCTCAGTGTCTGTGATAGGATGATATCCGGTCACAGAACAAGTGACTATGACACCAATTGTCGATGGGGATCGTCAGATGACGAAAACGGAGGCGGCGACTCACCGATTACAACAGATTTTTCGCCAATGTCAAATGGAGGTTGTTTACCTATGGAGGAGAGTGACAGACCGATAGGAAACTCAAGATACTGTTTGGTTGCTAGTAAGCAAATGGTAGGTGTATTTCTAACCGTTTGGGTGAAAAGTGATATCAGAGATGATGTTCGTAACATGAAAGTGTCGTGCGTTGGAAGAGGATTGATGGGATATCTTGGAAACAAg GGTTCAATTTCAATTAGTATGTCATTGCGCGAAACAAGTTTTTGCTTCGTCTGTAGCCATCTGACTTCCGGTCAAAGGGATGGTGACGAGCTAAGAAGAAATTCAGATGTAATGGAGATTCTCCGAAAGACAAGGTTTCCACAGGTCCATGACAcgaatgatgtgaattctcctcaGACAATTCTTGAACATGA CCGAATAATTTGGCTGGGGGATTTAAATTATCGGATAGCTCTTTCGTACCGAGGAGCAAAAGCTCTTGTTGAGATGCATGATTGGAAgactttgttgaagaatgaccAG CTGTGTATAGAGAAGCGGCAAGGTCGAGTCTTTACAGGATGGAGTGAAGGGAAAATATATTTTCCTCCCACATATAAGTATTCAAACAATTCCGACAGTTATGCAGGTGATGACAGACGCTCGAAACAAAAGAGAAGAACTCCAGCATG GTGTGATCGTATCTTGTGGTATGGAAGTGGCTTACAACAATTATCTTACGTTCGTGGCGAGTCGAGATTCTCTGATCATAGGCCAGTTTGTAGCATATTCTTGGCAAAAGTTGAGTCTATTAACAGTAACCAAGTAAAGAAAGGCTCTATTTGTTCGAATTCCAGAATTGAAGTAGAAGAGTTATTGCCGCATTCACGTTCACACGGTTATGGCTACACTGATTTCCATTTCTATTGA
- the LOC131621709 gene encoding type IV inositol polyphosphate 5-phosphatase 7-like isoform X3, translated as MRDENLKKSKLSWPKTLVKKWFNIKSKSEDFQADDIISQVVDEEYRSNYSEMEACSIKKSKTERSSRRYIDRMQRGKNYLDEAQVTDVCNYRIFVATWNVAGKSPPSYLSLEDWLHISPPADIYVLGFQEIVPLNAGNVLGTEDNGPAKKWLALIRKTLNNLPGTSGGYHTPSPIPAPIVEQDADFEGSMRQKATSFFHRRSFQAMSRSMRMDNDMPLPQSCLDRRLSVCDRMISGHRTSDYDTNCRWGSSDDENGGGDSPITTDFSPMSNGGCLPMEESDRPIGNSRYCLVASKQMVGVFLTVWVKSDIRDDVRNMKVSCVGRGLMGYLGNKGSISISMSLRETSFCFVCSHLTSGQRDGDELRRNSDVMEILRKTRFPQVHDTNDVNSPQTILEHDRIIWLGDLNYRIALSYRGAKALVEMHDWKTLLKNDQASVYREAARSSLYRME; from the exons ATGAGAGATGAGAATTTGAAGAAAagcaag CTTTCTTGGCCAAAAACATTGGTAAAAAAATGGTTCAATATCAAGAGCAAATCGGAGGACTTTCAAGCAGATGATATCATTTCTCAAG TTGTTGATGAAGAGTATAGAAGCAACTACTCAGAAATGGAGGCATGTTCTATCAAGAAAAGCAAAACAG AGAGATCAAGTAGAAGGTACATAGATAGAATGCAAAGAGGTAAGAATTACCTTGATGAAGCTCAGGTTACCGATGTATGTAATTATAG AATCTTTGTTGCTACTTGGAATGTGGCAGGGAAGTCGCCTCCGAGTTATTTAAGTCTCGAAGATTGGCTTCACATTTCTCCGCCTGCTGATATCTACGTTCTTGG GTTTCAAGAAATTGTGCCTCTTAATGCCGGTAATGTTTTGGGAACAGAAGACAATGGTCCTGCGAAAAAATGGCTGGCTCTTATAAGGAAGACACTGAACAACCTTCCGGGAACAAGTGGTGGATACCATACTCCATCTCCTATTCCCGCTCCTATTGTGGAGCAAGATGCTGATTTTGAAGGATCGATGAGACAAAAGGCAACCTCGTTCTTCCATCGGAGATCCTTCCAAGCCATGAGTCGTAGTATGAGAATGGATAACGACATGCCGCTCCCACAATCTTGCCTTGATCGACGTCTCAGTGTCTGTGATAGGATGATATCCGGTCACAGAACAAGTGACTATGACACCAATTGTCGATGGGGATCGTCAGATGACGAAAACGGAGGCGGCGACTCACCGATTACAACAGATTTTTCGCCAATGTCAAATGGAGGTTGTTTACCTATGGAGGAGAGTGACAGACCGATAGGAAACTCAAGATACTGTTTGGTTGCTAGTAAGCAAATGGTAGGTGTATTTCTAACCGTTTGGGTGAAAAGTGATATCAGAGATGATGTTCGTAACATGAAAGTGTCGTGCGTTGGAAGAGGATTGATGGGATATCTTGGAAACAAg GGTTCAATTTCAATTAGTATGTCATTGCGCGAAACAAGTTTTTGCTTCGTCTGTAGCCATCTGACTTCCGGTCAAAGGGATGGTGACGAGCTAAGAAGAAATTCAGATGTAATGGAGATTCTCCGAAAGACAAGGTTTCCACAGGTCCATGACAcgaatgatgtgaattctcctcaGACAATTCTTGAACATGA CCGAATAATTTGGCTGGGGGATTTAAATTATCGGATAGCTCTTTCGTACCGAGGAGCAAAAGCTCTTGTTGAGATGCATGATTGGAAgactttgttgaagaatgaccAGGCAT CTGTGTATAGAGAAGCGGCAAGGTCGAGTCTTTACAGGATGGAGTGA